The Impatiens glandulifera chromosome 8, dImpGla2.1, whole genome shotgun sequence genome includes a window with the following:
- the LOC124911659 gene encoding primase homolog protein isoform X2 — MPLCDSLFGPIRIITSSQLNHLLNPLPLLPFTSYIKPIFYNRPFSHHDYSLRCYSYSPVYLHDNEEQSRKQTIFKALKQKIDLLGINYDSSIPGHLFCPKCHGGRSVDRTLSFDISNNGKFATWSCFRDECGWSGQESADAGNGVHVLSRVDSPARLNNDQLTADGLGLIPLRTNLIAYFAERMISKDVLVRNDVMQLSGNRNVMAFTYKRNGSIVSCKYRNLEKRFWQCVEKIFYGIDDIVDADDIIIVEGEIDKLSMEEAGFLNCISVPDGAQQKLSAEELPSPEKDSGFKYVWNCQEYLNKASRIILATDGDSPGHVLAEELARRLGRERCWRVRWPKKDNINCFNDANEVLKCMGPSALRDIVDKAEPYRVHNFSHPV, encoded by the exons ATGCCTCTTTGTGACAGTTTGTTTGGTCCAATTCGTATTATTACCTCTTCACAATTGAATCATCTGCTTAACCCTCTTCCTCTCTTGCCATTCACTTCTTATATCAAACCCATCTTCTATAATCGTCCGTTTTCGCACCATGATTACAGTCTTCGCTGTTATTCATACTCCCCAG TTTATTTGCATGATAATGAAGAGCAATCGAGAAAGCAGACTATATTTAAGGCTTTGAAgcaaaaaattgatttattaggGATAAACTATGATTCTTCTATACCTGGACACTTATTTTGTCCAAAG TGCCATGGAGGAAGATCAGTTGACAGGACTCTGTCATTTGATATCTCCAACAATGG GAAATTTGCAACTTGGAGTTGTTTCCGTGATGAATGTGGATGGTCAGGGCAG GAATCTGCAGATGCTGGTAATGGAGTTCATGTTTTAAGCAGAGTCGATTCTCCGGCTAGACTTAATAATGATCAATTGACTGCAGATGGCCTTGGATTAATACCTTTAAGAACAAAT CTGATTGCTTACTTTGCTGAGAGAATGATCTCAAAGGATGTTCTTGTGAGGAACGATGTTATGCAGTTATCAGGCAATCGG AATGTGATGGCTTTTACTTACAAAAGAAATGGAAGCATAGTCAGCTGCAAATATAGAAACCTCGAAAAAAGATTTTGgcag TGTGTTGAGAAAATATTCTATGGAATTGATGACATAGTAGATGCTGATGATATTATCATT GTTGAAGGTGAAATAGATAAGCTGTCAATGGAAGAAGCCGGGTTCCTCAATTGCATTAGTGTTCCTGATGGTGCTCAACAGAAATTATCTGCTGAAGAACTACCATCTCCGGAAAAG GATTCAGGATTTAAGTATGTTTGGAACTGCCAAGAGTATTTGAACAAG GCATCTAGGATCATCCTGGCAACTGATGGGGATTCACCCGGCCATGTATTAGCTGAAGAGCTTGCCCGTCGTCTTGGACGAGAAAG ATGCTGGCGAGTAAGATGGCCGAAGAAAGACAACATCAATTGTTTTAACGATGCAAATGAG GTTCTCAAGTGTATGGGACCAAGTGCATTAAGAGACATAGTTGATAAAGCAGAGCCATATCGGGTGCATAATTTCAGTCACCCCGTGTAG
- the LOC124911659 gene encoding primase homolog protein isoform X6 — protein sequence MEEDQLTGLCHLISPTMGNLQLGVVSVMNVDGQGRNLQMLLIAYFAERMISKDVLVRNDVMQLSGNRNVMAFTYKRNGSIVSCKYRNLEKRFWQKCVEKIFYGIDDIVDADDIIIVEGEIDKLSMEEAGFLNCISVPDGAQQKLSAEELPSPEKDSGFKYVWNCQEYLNKASRIILATDGDSPGHVLAEELARRLGRERCWRVRWPKKDNINCFNDANEVLKCMGPSALRDIVDKAEPYRVHNFSHPV from the exons ATGGAGGAAGATCAGTTGACAGGACTCTGTCATTTGATATCTCCAACAATGG GAAATTTGCAACTTGGAGTTGTTTCCGTGATGAATGTGGATGGTCAGGGCAG GAATCTGCAGATGCTG CTGATTGCTTACTTTGCTGAGAGAATGATCTCAAAGGATGTTCTTGTGAGGAACGATGTTATGCAGTTATCAGGCAATCGG AATGTGATGGCTTTTACTTACAAAAGAAATGGAAGCATAGTCAGCTGCAAATATAGAAACCTCGAAAAAAGATTTTGgcag AAGTGTGTTGAGAAAATATTCTATGGAATTGATGACATAGTAGATGCTGATGATATTATCATT GTTGAAGGTGAAATAGATAAGCTGTCAATGGAAGAAGCCGGGTTCCTCAATTGCATTAGTGTTCCTGATGGTGCTCAACAGAAATTATCTGCTGAAGAACTACCATCTCCGGAAAAG GATTCAGGATTTAAGTATGTTTGGAACTGCCAAGAGTATTTGAACAAG GCATCTAGGATCATCCTGGCAACTGATGGGGATTCACCCGGCCATGTATTAGCTGAAGAGCTTGCCCGTCGTCTTGGACGAGAAAG ATGCTGGCGAGTAAGATGGCCGAAGAAAGACAACATCAATTGTTTTAACGATGCAAATGAG GTTCTCAAGTGTATGGGACCAAGTGCATTAAGAGACATAGTTGATAAAGCAGAGCCATATCGGGTGCATAATTTCAGTCACCCCGTGTAG
- the LOC124911775 gene encoding patellin-4-like, producing MTVEDQVQIPVMEEVVVSDKAVEEPLKSENVAEPVKVEKSSSFKEESNFLSDLKDHEKKALNELKSKLEEAITENTLFKKEETKEKAKSPIKNAETEKEKSEPAKEQDEVPIVEESEEKEAEIVDKEISLWGVPLLPSKGSESTDVLLLKFLRAREFKTNEAFQMLKKTLQWRKEFKADSLINEELGSDLPPIAYMSGKDLEGHPICYNVFGALESEELYQKAFGTEEKRDNFLRWRFQLMEKGIQELDFKPEGINSLLQINDLKNSPGPSKKELRFATKQAVHLLQDNYPEFVARNIFINVPFWYYAFNALFSPFLTQRTKSKMVVARPGRTTETLLKFIPIEEIPVEYGGFKRDKNDSKLWVEDNNGVKELIVKGGSIETIEIAAPEIGTTFEWDLTVLGWEVNYKEEFVPSDEGSYSIIIQKVKKLGLNEGPIRNTFCNNELGKIVLTVDNSGSKKKKIKKVLYRHKTKNAAE from the exons ATGACTGTGGAGGATCAAGTTCAGATTCCAGTGATGGAAGAAGTGGTTGTTTCAGACAAGGCGGTTGAAGAGCCATTGAAGTCGGAGAATGTTGCTGAGCCAGTGAAGGTTGAGAAGAGTTCTTCATTCAAAGAAGAAAGCAATTTTCTCTCTGATTTGAAAGATCATGAGAAGAAAGCTTTGAATGAACTTAAATCGAAGCTTGAAGAAGCCATTACTGAAAACACCCTTTTCAAGAAAGAAGAAACCAAGGAGAAAGCTAAATCACCCATCAAAAACGCTGAAACGGAGAAGGAGAAGTCTGAACCAGCTAAAGAACAAGATGAAGTTCCTATTGTTGAAGAATCTGAAGAAAAAGAAGCTGAAATTGTTGATAAGGAAATCTCTCTATGGGGAGTTCCTCTTTTACCCAGTAAAGGATCAGAATCAACAGACGTTCTTCTCCTGAAATTCCTTAGAGCAAGAGAATTCAAAACCAATGAAGCTTTTCAGATGTTGAAGAAAACCCTTCAATGGAGGAAGGAATTCAAAGCAGATTCCCTCATAAACGAAGAACTTGGCTCAGATCTTCCTCCCATTGCTTATATGAGTGGAAAAGATCTCGAAGGTCACCCAATCTGTTACAATGTCTTTGGAGCTCTTGAAAGTGAAGAACTTTACCAGAAAGCCTTTGGAACAGAGGAGAAAAGAGACAACTTTTTAAGATGGAGATTTCAATTAATGGAGAAAGGTATCCAAGAACTCGATTTCAAACCAGAAGGTATCAATTCCTTGCTTCAAATCAATGATCTGAAAAACTCTCCTGGCCCATCTAAGAAAGAGCTTCGTTTCGCCACAAAACAAGCTGTTCATCTTCTCCAAGACAATTACCCAGAATTCGTAGCCAGAAAC ATATTCATCAATGTCCCATTCTGGTACTATGCATTCAACGCCCTTTTCTCTCCTTTCCTAACCCAAAGAACCAAGAGCAAAATGGTGGTCGCCCGTCCAGGAAGAACAACAGAGACTCTTCTGAA GTTCATTCCAATTGAAGAAATTCCTGTTGAATATGGAGGTTTCAAGAGAGATAAGAATGATTCAAAGTTATGGGTTGAAGATAACAATGGGGTTAAAGAGCTTATAGTAAAAGGTGGATCAATTGAAACAATTGAGATAGCTGCACCAGAGATTGGAACAACATTTGAATGGGATTTGACAGTTTTGGGATGGGAAGTGAACTATAAAGAAGAGTTTGTTCCAAGTGATGAAGGTTCTTATAGTATTATCATTCAAAAGGTGAAGAAATTGGGTTTAAATGAGGGACCAATTCGAAACACATTCTGTAACAATGAACTTGGAAAGATTGTTCTTACTGTTGATAACAGTGGaagcaagaagaagaagatcaagaaggTTCTGTATCGACACAAGACTAAGAATGCAGCTGAATGa
- the LOC124911547 gene encoding twinkle homolog protein, chloroplastic/mitochondrial, which yields MLIPRFTPIRELAAFRFPMSTRPVSFISQPRIISSSNNLFHSATLLIHPFPSNSKPRTRLFSIGTLRSSYTSAARIPRPVTVENPDPRRLESNMTILRRKLQEIGIEFRASVPGQYNHLLCPSCKGGDSREQTLSLFFSPDGNTASWTCFRGKCGWHGSTQAFADGKLIPRTNLKATTSVKGPRVISEESLQLQPLCNELLAYFAERMISRETLERNTVMQKKTYDEIAIAFPFRRNGKLVSCKYRTSNKKFWQEADTEKVLYGLDDIKDVNDIIIVEGEIDKLAMEEAGFRNCVSVPDGAPPKVSNKTLPSEQEDVKYQYLWNCKEYLEKAVRIILATDGDPPGQALAEELARRLGRERCWRVNWPEKNDGGHFKDANEVLMHMGPDVLKEVIEKAELYPIKGLFDFRDYFTEIDAYYNRTLGHEFGMSTGWRSLNPLYNVVPGELTIVSGVPNSGKSEWIDALLCNLNHSAGWKFVLCSMENKVSEHARKLLEKHARKPFFQARYCESVERMTADDLEEGKKWLSNTFYLIRCENESLPNIDWILKLAKAAVLRHGVNGLVIDPYNELDHQRLGSQTETEYVSQMLTKVKRFAQHHSCHVWLVAHPRQLHNWTGDPPNLYDISGSAHFINKCDNGIVIHRNRNPETGPIDRVQVCVRKVRNKVAGTVGDALLSYNRVTGEFMDLA from the exons ATGCTTATCCCTCGTTTCACTCCAATTCGTGAGCTCGCTGCTTTCAGATTTCCAATGAGCACCAGACCAGTCTCTTTCATCTCACAACCAAGAATCATCTCTTCCTCTAACAACCTATTCCACAGTGCCACCCTTCTAATTCATCCATTCCCTTCCAACTCTAAACCTCGAACTCGTCTTTTCTCTATTGGAACTCTTCGTTCTTCATATACTTCAGCTGCAAGAATACCCAGACCAG TCACCGTGGAGAATCCAGACCCACGTAGATTGGAATCTAATATGACGATTCTGCGGCGGAAACTGCAGGAGATTGGGATTGAGTTTCGTGCTTCCGTCCCGGGACAGTACAATCACTTGCTTTGTCCTTCG TGCAAGGGGGGAGATTCACGAGAGCAGACCTTATCTCTGTTCTTTTCTCCGGATGG TAATACCGCTTCTTGGACCTGTTTTCGGGGAAAATGTGGATGGCATGGTAGTACACAG GCCTTCGCTGATGGGAAGTTAATCCCCCGCACAAATTTGAAGGCAACCACTTCAGTTAAGGGACCGAGAGTAATATCAGAGGAAAGCTTGCAGTTGCAACCGCTTTGCAATGAA CTTCTTGCGTACTTTGCGGAGCGAATGATATCAAGGGAGACACTGGAGAGAAATACTGTTATGCAGAAAAAAACTTACGATGAG ATTGCTATTGCTTTTCCTTTCCGTAGAAATGGAAAGCTTGTAAGCTGCAAATACCGTACTAGTAACAAGAAATTTTGGCAG GAAGCAGATACGGAGAAGGTACTTTACGGACTTGATGATATAAAGGACGTCAATGACATAATCATT GTTGAGGGTGAGATTGACAAACTTGCTATGGAAGAAGCTGGATTTAGGAATTGTGTTAGTGTTCCTGATGGTGCACCTCCAAAAGTTTCCAATAAAACGTTGCCTTCTGAACAAGAG GACGTAAAGTATCAGTATCTATGGAACTGTAAGGAGTACCTGGAAAAG GCAGTTCGTATCATACTTGCCACTGACGGTGATCCACCTGGTCAGGCCCTAGCAGAAGAGCTTGCACGCCGTCTTGGAAGAGAAAG ATGTTGGAGAGTTAATTGGCCAGAAAAGAATGATGGTGGTCATTTCAAAGACGCAAATGAG GTGCTTATGCATATGGGACCAGATGTTCTGAAGGAAGTCATTGAAAAAGCTGAATTATATCCTATCAAAggattgtttgattttagggaTTACTTCACTGAGATTGATGCATACTATAATCGAACTCTTGGCCATGAGTTTGGAATGTCCACTGGCTGGAGGTCTTTGAATCCATTGTATAAC GTTGTTCCTGGAGAGTTGACAATAGTATCAGGAGTTCCTAATTCTGGCAAGAGTGAATGGATTGATGCTCTTTTGTGCAACCTCAATCATTCAGCTGGATGGAAATTCGTGTTGTGTTCAATGGAAAATAAG GTTTCAGAGCATGCAAGGAAGCTTTTGGAGAAGCACGCAAGAAAGCCCTTCTTTCAGGCAAG GTATTGTGAATCTGTTGAGAGAATGACTGCTGATGATTTAGAGGAAGGAAAAAAATGGTTGAGCAATACATTTTATTTGATAAG GTGTGAAAACGAAAGTCTTCCTAATATTGATTGGATTCTTAAACTTGCAAAAGCAGCAGTACTAAGACACGGTGTTAATGGACTTGTAATTGATCCATATAATGAACTTGACCATCAACGTCTTGGTAGCCA AACTGAAACAGAATATGTAAGTCAGATGCTAACTAAGGTGAAGAGATTCGCACAGCATCATTCTTGCCATGTTTGGTTGGTTGCTCATCCAAGACAA CTGCATAACTGGACTGGGGATCCGCCAAATCTATATGATATAAGTGGAAGTGCACATTTCATTAACAAATGTGATAACGGAATTGTTATTCATCGAAATAGGAACCCGGAGACCGGTCCAATTGATCGAGTTCAA GTTTGTGTAAGAAAGGTGCGTAATAAAGTCGCAGGTACAGTTGGCGATGCTCTATTATCCTATAACAG GGTAACGGGTGAGTTCATGGATCTGGCATAG
- the LOC124911659 gene encoding primase homolog protein isoform X5 translates to MILLYLDTYFVQSAMEEDQLTGLCHLISPTMGNLQLGVVSVMNVDGQGRNLQMLLIAYFAERMISKDVLVRNDVMQLSGNRNVMAFTYKRNGSIVSCKYRNLEKRFWQKCVEKIFYGIDDIVDADDIIIVEGEIDKLSMEEAGFLNCISVPDGAQQKLSAEELPSPEKDSGFKYVWNCQEYLNKASRIILATDGDSPGHVLAEELARRLGRERCWRVRWPKKDNINCFNDANEVLKCMGPSALRDIVDKAEPYRVHNFSHPV, encoded by the exons ATGATTCTTCTATACCTGGACACTTATTTTGTCCAAAG TGCCATGGAGGAAGATCAGTTGACAGGACTCTGTCATTTGATATCTCCAACAATGG GAAATTTGCAACTTGGAGTTGTTTCCGTGATGAATGTGGATGGTCAGGGCAG GAATCTGCAGATGCTG CTGATTGCTTACTTTGCTGAGAGAATGATCTCAAAGGATGTTCTTGTGAGGAACGATGTTATGCAGTTATCAGGCAATCGG AATGTGATGGCTTTTACTTACAAAAGAAATGGAAGCATAGTCAGCTGCAAATATAGAAACCTCGAAAAAAGATTTTGgcag AAGTGTGTTGAGAAAATATTCTATGGAATTGATGACATAGTAGATGCTGATGATATTATCATT GTTGAAGGTGAAATAGATAAGCTGTCAATGGAAGAAGCCGGGTTCCTCAATTGCATTAGTGTTCCTGATGGTGCTCAACAGAAATTATCTGCTGAAGAACTACCATCTCCGGAAAAG GATTCAGGATTTAAGTATGTTTGGAACTGCCAAGAGTATTTGAACAAG GCATCTAGGATCATCCTGGCAACTGATGGGGATTCACCCGGCCATGTATTAGCTGAAGAGCTTGCCCGTCGTCTTGGACGAGAAAG ATGCTGGCGAGTAAGATGGCCGAAGAAAGACAACATCAATTGTTTTAACGATGCAAATGAG GTTCTCAAGTGTATGGGACCAAGTGCATTAAGAGACATAGTTGATAAAGCAGAGCCATATCGGGTGCATAATTTCAGTCACCCCGTGTAG
- the LOC124911659 gene encoding twinkle homolog protein, chloroplastic/mitochondrial isoform X4, giving the protein MITVFAVIHTPQCHGGRSVDRTLSFDISNNGKFATWSCFRDECGWSGQESADAGNGVHVLSRVDSPARLNNDQLTADGLGLIPLRTNLIAYFAERMISKDVLVRNDVMQLSGNRNVMAFTYKRNGSIVSCKYRNLEKRFWQKCVEKIFYGIDDIVDADDIIIVEGEIDKLSMEEAGFLNCISVPDGAQQKLSAEELPSPEKDSGFKYVWNCQEYLNKASRIILATDGDSPGHVLAEELARRLGRERCWRVRWPKKDNINCFNDANEVLKCMGPSALRDIVDKAEPYRVHNFSHPV; this is encoded by the exons ATGATTACAGTCTTCGCTGTTATTCATACTCCCCAG TGCCATGGAGGAAGATCAGTTGACAGGACTCTGTCATTTGATATCTCCAACAATGG GAAATTTGCAACTTGGAGTTGTTTCCGTGATGAATGTGGATGGTCAGGGCAG GAATCTGCAGATGCTGGTAATGGAGTTCATGTTTTAAGCAGAGTCGATTCTCCGGCTAGACTTAATAATGATCAATTGACTGCAGATGGCCTTGGATTAATACCTTTAAGAACAAAT CTGATTGCTTACTTTGCTGAGAGAATGATCTCAAAGGATGTTCTTGTGAGGAACGATGTTATGCAGTTATCAGGCAATCGG AATGTGATGGCTTTTACTTACAAAAGAAATGGAAGCATAGTCAGCTGCAAATATAGAAACCTCGAAAAAAGATTTTGgcag AAGTGTGTTGAGAAAATATTCTATGGAATTGATGACATAGTAGATGCTGATGATATTATCATT GTTGAAGGTGAAATAGATAAGCTGTCAATGGAAGAAGCCGGGTTCCTCAATTGCATTAGTGTTCCTGATGGTGCTCAACAGAAATTATCTGCTGAAGAACTACCATCTCCGGAAAAG GATTCAGGATTTAAGTATGTTTGGAACTGCCAAGAGTATTTGAACAAG GCATCTAGGATCATCCTGGCAACTGATGGGGATTCACCCGGCCATGTATTAGCTGAAGAGCTTGCCCGTCGTCTTGGACGAGAAAG ATGCTGGCGAGTAAGATGGCCGAAGAAAGACAACATCAATTGTTTTAACGATGCAAATGAG GTTCTCAAGTGTATGGGACCAAGTGCATTAAGAGACATAGTTGATAAAGCAGAGCCATATCGGGTGCATAATTTCAGTCACCCCGTGTAG
- the LOC124911659 gene encoding primase homolog protein isoform X1, translated as MPLCDSLFGPIRIITSSQLNHLLNPLPLLPFTSYIKPIFYNRPFSHHDYSLRCYSYSPVYLHDNEEQSRKQTIFKALKQKIDLLGINYDSSIPGHLFCPKCHGGRSVDRTLSFDISNNGKFATWSCFRDECGWSGQESADAGNGVHVLSRVDSPARLNNDQLTADGLGLIPLRTNLIAYFAERMISKDVLVRNDVMQLSGNRNVMAFTYKRNGSIVSCKYRNLEKRFWQKCVEKIFYGIDDIVDADDIIIVEGEIDKLSMEEAGFLNCISVPDGAQQKLSAEELPSPEKDSGFKYVWNCQEYLNKASRIILATDGDSPGHVLAEELARRLGRERCWRVRWPKKDNINCFNDANEVLKCMGPSALRDIVDKAEPYRVHNFSHPV; from the exons ATGCCTCTTTGTGACAGTTTGTTTGGTCCAATTCGTATTATTACCTCTTCACAATTGAATCATCTGCTTAACCCTCTTCCTCTCTTGCCATTCACTTCTTATATCAAACCCATCTTCTATAATCGTCCGTTTTCGCACCATGATTACAGTCTTCGCTGTTATTCATACTCCCCAG TTTATTTGCATGATAATGAAGAGCAATCGAGAAAGCAGACTATATTTAAGGCTTTGAAgcaaaaaattgatttattaggGATAAACTATGATTCTTCTATACCTGGACACTTATTTTGTCCAAAG TGCCATGGAGGAAGATCAGTTGACAGGACTCTGTCATTTGATATCTCCAACAATGG GAAATTTGCAACTTGGAGTTGTTTCCGTGATGAATGTGGATGGTCAGGGCAG GAATCTGCAGATGCTGGTAATGGAGTTCATGTTTTAAGCAGAGTCGATTCTCCGGCTAGACTTAATAATGATCAATTGACTGCAGATGGCCTTGGATTAATACCTTTAAGAACAAAT CTGATTGCTTACTTTGCTGAGAGAATGATCTCAAAGGATGTTCTTGTGAGGAACGATGTTATGCAGTTATCAGGCAATCGG AATGTGATGGCTTTTACTTACAAAAGAAATGGAAGCATAGTCAGCTGCAAATATAGAAACCTCGAAAAAAGATTTTGgcag AAGTGTGTTGAGAAAATATTCTATGGAATTGATGACATAGTAGATGCTGATGATATTATCATT GTTGAAGGTGAAATAGATAAGCTGTCAATGGAAGAAGCCGGGTTCCTCAATTGCATTAGTGTTCCTGATGGTGCTCAACAGAAATTATCTGCTGAAGAACTACCATCTCCGGAAAAG GATTCAGGATTTAAGTATGTTTGGAACTGCCAAGAGTATTTGAACAAG GCATCTAGGATCATCCTGGCAACTGATGGGGATTCACCCGGCCATGTATTAGCTGAAGAGCTTGCCCGTCGTCTTGGACGAGAAAG ATGCTGGCGAGTAAGATGGCCGAAGAAAGACAACATCAATTGTTTTAACGATGCAAATGAG GTTCTCAAGTGTATGGGACCAAGTGCATTAAGAGACATAGTTGATAAAGCAGAGCCATATCGGGTGCATAATTTCAGTCACCCCGTGTAG
- the LOC124912699 gene encoding probable WRKY transcription factor 14 has product MMENFNQGDLADIVRASGGAAAGAGLPFSDDWHQFQPDITVNDFQSSTIEDFGDPFSSNLRHPLFNDVFNDHDHLSTTTTSSTAAAAAASFFTATPGFLGGGLRPVSNNNNNIFSRMLQISPNQNLSVNSPCESQATAVGLLKVVAPPPASLLATSDVMKGGGGSLVDNGVGVQISSPRNAGIKRRKSQAKKVVCIPAPTPANSRPSGEVVPSDLWAWRKYGQKPIKGSPYPRGYYRCSSSKGCSARKQVERSRTDPNMLVITYTSEHNHPWPTQRNALAGSTRAQPNKVGSGSKSSNAGSQANKAKELEEEKERPNISENPLFDSSLVKEEMDEQMDMDGCGDVFGSDGFDLHSTYKPNLHESSHCDDLFADLGEIEGDSLSMLFSQGFDQERGSGGNKGNMLDHFNMFDWTENNSGNNNKSTASFQGGEGKGGS; this is encoded by the exons ATGATGGAAAATTTTAACCAAGGTGATTTAGCAGACATCGTCAGAGCTAGCGGCGGCGCAGCCGCCGGAGCTGGACTACCCTTTTCCGACGACTGGCATCAGTTTCAACCCGATATCACAGTCAACGATTTCCAATCCTCAACTATTGAAGACTTTGGAGATCCCTTTAGTAGTAATTTAAGGCATCCCCTTTTCAACGATGTATTCAACGATCATGATCATCTTTCCACCACTACTACTTCGTCAACCGCCGCCGCCGCAGCTGCCTCCTTCTTCACGGCTACTCCAGGGTTTCTCGGCGGTGGGTTGAGGCCggtttctaataataataataatatattttcgaGGATGCTTCAGATCTCGCCGAATCAGAACCTATCTGTTAATTCGCCTTGTGAATCTCAGGCGACGGCGGTTGGGTTACTGAAGGTGGTGGCGCCGCCGCCGGCGAGTTTGCTGGCGACGAGTGACGTAATGAAAGGCGGTGGTGGTAGTTTGGTGGATAACGGAGTTGGGGTTCAGATCTCGTCTCCGCGAAATGCGGGGATCAAGAGACG GAAGAGTCAAGCGAAGAAGGTGGTGTGCATACCGGCACCAACACCAGCCAATAGTAGGCCGAGTGGAGAAGTTGTTCCTTCTGATCTATGGGCATGGAGGAAATATGGTCAGAAACCAATCAAAGGTTCTCCATATCCAAG GGGTTATTATAGATGCAGCAGCTCTAAGGGTTGTTCGGCTAGGAAACAAGTGGAGCGTAGCCGAACCGATCCAAACATGTTGGTCATTACCTATACCTCTGAGCACAACCATCCATGGCCTACTCAAAGAAACGCACTTGCTGGGTCGACACGTGCCCAACCCAACAAGGTTGGATCCGGATCAAAATCCTCGAATGCCGGTTCTCAAGCTAATAAGGCGAAGGAATTAGAAGAGGAGAAGGAGAGACCTAATATTTCAGAGAATCCATTGTTTGATAGTTCTCTTGTGAAGGAGGAAATGGATGAACAAATGGATATGGATGGTTGTGGTGATGTTTTTGGATCAGATGGCTTCGATCTCCATAGTACTTATAAGCCAAATTTACACGAATCCAGCCATTGCGATGATTTGTTCGCGGATTTGGGAGAGATAGAGGGGGACTCGCTAAGCATGTTGTTTAGCCAAGGGTTTGATCAAGAACGAGGCAGCGGAGGTAACAAAGGTAACATGTTGGATCATTTCAACATGTTCGATTGGACCGAAAATAATAGTGGAAACAACAATAAAAGCACCGCATCGTTTCAAGGAGGAGAAGGCAAAGGAGGATCGTGA
- the LOC124911659 gene encoding twinkle homolog protein, chloroplastic/mitochondrial isoform X3, with the protein MPLCDSLFGPIRIITSSQLNHLLNPLPLLPFTSYIKPIFYNRPFSHHDYSLRCYSYSPVYLHDNEEQSRKQTIFKALKQKIDLLGINYDSSIPGHLFCPKCHGGRSVDRTLSFDISNNGKFATWSCFRDECGWSGQESADAGNGVHVLSRVDSPARLNNDQLTADGLGLIPLRTNLIAYFAERMISKDVLVRNDVMQLSGNRNVMAFTYKRNGSIVSCKYRNLEKRFWQKCVEKIFYGIDDIVDADDIIIVEGEIDKLSMEEAGFLNCISVPDGAQQKLSAEELPSPEKDSGFKYVWNCQEYLNKASRIILATDGDSPGHVLAEELARRLGRERFSSVWDQVH; encoded by the exons ATGCCTCTTTGTGACAGTTTGTTTGGTCCAATTCGTATTATTACCTCTTCACAATTGAATCATCTGCTTAACCCTCTTCCTCTCTTGCCATTCACTTCTTATATCAAACCCATCTTCTATAATCGTCCGTTTTCGCACCATGATTACAGTCTTCGCTGTTATTCATACTCCCCAG TTTATTTGCATGATAATGAAGAGCAATCGAGAAAGCAGACTATATTTAAGGCTTTGAAgcaaaaaattgatttattaggGATAAACTATGATTCTTCTATACCTGGACACTTATTTTGTCCAAAG TGCCATGGAGGAAGATCAGTTGACAGGACTCTGTCATTTGATATCTCCAACAATGG GAAATTTGCAACTTGGAGTTGTTTCCGTGATGAATGTGGATGGTCAGGGCAG GAATCTGCAGATGCTGGTAATGGAGTTCATGTTTTAAGCAGAGTCGATTCTCCGGCTAGACTTAATAATGATCAATTGACTGCAGATGGCCTTGGATTAATACCTTTAAGAACAAAT CTGATTGCTTACTTTGCTGAGAGAATGATCTCAAAGGATGTTCTTGTGAGGAACGATGTTATGCAGTTATCAGGCAATCGG AATGTGATGGCTTTTACTTACAAAAGAAATGGAAGCATAGTCAGCTGCAAATATAGAAACCTCGAAAAAAGATTTTGgcag AAGTGTGTTGAGAAAATATTCTATGGAATTGATGACATAGTAGATGCTGATGATATTATCATT GTTGAAGGTGAAATAGATAAGCTGTCAATGGAAGAAGCCGGGTTCCTCAATTGCATTAGTGTTCCTGATGGTGCTCAACAGAAATTATCTGCTGAAGAACTACCATCTCCGGAAAAG GATTCAGGATTTAAGTATGTTTGGAACTGCCAAGAGTATTTGAACAAG GCATCTAGGATCATCCTGGCAACTGATGGGGATTCACCCGGCCATGTATTAGCTGAAGAGCTTGCCCGTCGTCTTGGACGAGAAAG GTTCTCAAGTGTATGGGACCAAGTGCATTAA